In Silurus meridionalis isolate SWU-2019-XX chromosome 19, ASM1480568v1, whole genome shotgun sequence, the DNA window ccatgaagatctgctttacatgggttggaagatgtggaagatcttcagtggcctgctgtagagctctgacctcaaccttattaaacacttttaggatgaatgtaaacacggACTGAACTGCAGGCTTTTTTAACCTCACTTACAccagtatctgactttattaacacgcATGTCCATCtccacaatccaaaatctagaggaacatcttccaggagaaaatgtggactaaatgcgTTATACATTTCTAATGCTatgcacaaacctttgtccatatagtgtgtatcaCGAGTCGTTAACGTGATGCGTGTTAAATCGTGTATAAAAACGTGTTCcatcaaaaaaagaagaaacaatgAGAATTATAACCAAGTCTATAATACAAGtcttataaatgcattatagcGTTTTGTGAATGTGTTCCTGTCATGATGCATCATAGGAAGTGtctcttttttgttatttatctttagagaaatacattttcaaataccttaaaaaagataaatgttttattgtagacattatgtaaatgtacattttttttaaagaaagtttgTCAGGAAACCTGTATATCGTGACGTGAGTTGTCCGACTTATACCGCGGTCTGTCTGAatactggattctgattggatagacggtgtttacattttgttccaTTCAGTTTAATCAGCATTCTGAATTAATGCACCGACTTCTAATCACCTGTAAACATTTTCACCTACTGTTACACTTCCATAGTGTGTGAGACCTGCTGATGGTGCAGATGCAGGTAATtatctctctcaaacacacacacacacacacacacacacacacacacacacacacacacacacacacacacacttacatacacacataaacacacacacatacacacacacacttacacacatacatacacacacacacacaaacacataacatatacatatacacacacacacacacacacacacacacaatctctctctgtctattatCTCTTGGGATCAAAATTCAAGATCTTATGACCcatatataaaaacacttaaagaaaatgtattatttaatcaatGTGATCAGTTTTAGGAGTCCATGCACGAGTACATCACGACTTGATATTTCCGTGGACGTGACGGCTATAAAAATGGTTATAATCTGTGATCCTCTAGAACATGCgcagaacaaaataaacactGTTTATGAGGAATGTTTTGGATGCAGCCTCACGGAACACGTGTGGACAAGCCCATCACATCAACCAAATGtttatggttattatccatgaACCTGCATCTAGACCCCGTTCCTACGCCGAACACCCAGAAAAGTACTGATCACGAGGAAACAATGTTGTCGAGAAAATGAAGTGGTGCAAGAAACGAATATTATAACACAAAGCCCCTTGCGACTTCTGCGCTTCTCCGACTGCTGCTTTGTCTTTCTACATTTCATGATTCAGGATTAATGAGTGATTTGGTcagtggttgttgttgttggctGCACATGTGTAACGTAATTTGCTTGTAATGTGAAAACCCTAGATGTTCTGTTCAAAAGTGAACAATCTGgccttttgtgtttttattttattctgactTGAAGTTAATTTTGCTTAATAGGATGTAAATCTTCATCTTCCACTgcttgggtcacctgaccttccCTTCCATATGTGGCTGTTGCTTCCATATGtgtgcgttcacttgaacttggaaacccaaacctgtttgagCACGCtccacattcacatttattataatcaatagggttggagatctACAGCAGATCTTCTTCATCTTCCACcttatgtaaagcagatcttcatggagctggatttgtgcattgtaatgctggaacaggtttggatcttctggttcaaatgaaggggaaatgtcatctacacaaaatgtgtgtgtgttcgcacCATGTATGTTCCTTTCAGCTCTACGAGTCGGCCTGCACAGCGATTGTCCTCATCACGTACTTTACAATGCGCTTCAGAGAGGAAGGAAATGATTCATCCTTCTGCTTTTACACCTCAGATTCGTTTCATAGTCTCTCCGACGAGCTCCGTTTTCACAGCACTtttctttgtgttgtttttttttttagagaaatgAATTCCTCAGGGCTACACAAAGCGCAATATATCTTTATTGGTTTTATCGCTACCATCAGTTTTAcattcctcctttctttctttcttttttttttttttacatttgattttctTGTCGTTACTTTACTTTTCACCTGAAATTAGAATCAGAGGCTGTGTCAAAATATAAAcacccactttttttttttctgtcacaaTGAATTGTATAAAAGACGAAACAGGGAATCCGAAGCCGCTGGAGACTTTTACGACGTGTAGACAGTATTTCCTGTGCCCATCAATATTGACGTATATTTgaataacactttttttaaggACCTGCCTTGATCTTGagtattttcttcttcttttttttttttgttatcagaaaatgtttttttcttcctgacgGTTCTAATGTACAACTTCAATATCCATGGGAACAAGAAGCACATTTTAACAGAAGAcgaggggaggggaggggagagagagagagagagagagagagagagagagagagagagagagacgctgCGTACGACATCGCAGGATCGTTCGGTGTGTCGTCGGTCCTCGGGATCGTTTTACTGACTGGATGACAATGAGCTCCTGCTGAGGTTTAAAAACCCGCGATGCCTCTCGCTACAGGAATCTCCGCAAAGAGCGCAGCGGCGCATCCTCAGAACTGCAACGACACACACCGTTAGATAAACACGACTTCCATCTTTACTCACCCAATCGATTTTTAATTCCTTTGATTACGTTTTTGAGGAATTCCTCAGCGACGATGCGAGCGCGTGCGTTGACCGCCAGCTTCATCTCGCTGATCTCTTTGTCGATTTCCTCCATGAAATGGATGACGAAGTCCACGAGCTTGTGCTTGTACATCTGCTCTGTGTGGAAGTTGGTGATGAGGAAGCTGATGTCGTAGCCCTTGATGAAACCACACACGTTTTATTCGAGTTTTGACATTTAAGCACGAATAGTTGTGAAATAGAAACTACACCCGCTTagaattctatggttttacaAATCAGGATATAATACAAACAATCCGGTTGTAGCATGAGGTAAATACAGCCACGCATGAACAACACCGAGTGCTACACTGCGGTTCACACGCGGTTTCTCCGTTTCGGCTCCAGTTCTGTAAATAAATACTTCTTGCTGTTGTATTCAGCACATTTTAAGAGCTGATGATTTGTATTATATCCTGTCCCATAgggttttactttcttttttcgcACAGTCTTCTTTTTTCCTCGTTTATATTCATACACaatgattttcacatgatggaGTGGATCCGCGAACGTGGACACGTCTGGAATTTGAGTCTTTTCATAGATAATGACAAACACGCACGGGTTTTCTGTGACAGGAAAACAATCAGTGATGCGATGCTGGGACGCGATTCCCTGTTTTTAAACCTGTGGCTGATTCTTTTAAAGCAGTTTCACCGCTCGTGTTCATACTTCTTATTTTTAAACCGGTATTATATTatgccatgtttttttattcatttatccgTTTGATTCGAGTTCACCGTTTGACTGATTGCACACCAGTGTTTCAGCCTTTTTACAGTTTCTCGGAAAACGCTTAGGTCGTGACATTCTCGCTTCAGTTATAGCGCAGGGTTTCagcaggtttcacaaagtcagattttattttttacgactattaagaatgaaatttaagtcacacacacaaacacgtaatTTGCGACTGGCTTTAACCGGACCCCAAATAAATTTTTTCCGCTAAAGGATTCGCTAAACGTGCACTTCCTCATAGCTGAAAAGTGTAACGCGTGGTACAGAAAGTGGATTGGACAGCAAATTATATTATAGACAAGCGCAGGAAAGAACTACGACACTACGCAAACTGACCAACATTCatgagcatttcaatgagcatcAGATTTTACGTTATGTTTAACGTGATTTAGGACAGTAAATTTAGACCTTTTAGGACCCCACGGAAACCATGCAGCAGATATAAACCTgtccttttgtttattttacaagaCAAAAACTCATCTGTCCTGAAGTActgacacaaataaaaataatatatatacagtatatatatatatatatcctctcACCTCCACAGGTTTCCTTCGCAGGATGAAGAAGTTCTCCGCTCTCATCATCATGAAGCGCATGAACTTGTGGCACAGGATCTTTTCGATCTCATCCGCCTGGTCAGAAGATCAGAGTTTGTTATACAGTAAAAGCGGAAAGTCTCTGTATCGGTCAGGTTTTCTTAGGGATTTAATATTTGGTGGATTTTTAACACGGCAGTGTTTTGTGTAGCTGTACGAGGTCAGGAAACAGTATTACTGCaggtggattaaaaaaatatatacagtaacgAATGGCGTTAATAGTGTTTGGACCCTGACCTTTATCTTCATCACCTGGTTTTTGTGGGTTGGAAaatgtcatccgaataagacctATTTCTCACGTTTATGAATCAGGTGTTTTCGGACGCTCTGCGGTACCTGTTTGACAGCGATGCTGACCCGAACCGAGTTGATGGAGCCCTCGATCAGGACTTTCTCCTTCTCGTTGCGGCTGATCACCACCGGCTGCAACAGCAACTCTTTGCTGCTCCTGTAAGACAGATGttacatataaacatttaactCTTGTCTGTCGTTTACTCTGCAGCACTTGAGAGGAGAGTAGAgtagaggagaggagaggagaggcgGCTCTCTCGGACTCACCTGACCTCCACCTCTGGCTTGTTGTGCCGTTCCACCACCTGAGAGGAGAAGTTCTCCAAGCACAGGGCTGCCTGTAGGGTGGCGCGCACGGCGCTCAGGTACGGACGCAGAGTCGCCGTCTGGAAAAAAATCAACACGGGTTAATGCGATCATCTGGATCACAAGGTGTTCAAGCCAGTGTGCTATACTGAGTCTGGTCCAGAGAGGAGTTGGAGAAGGTTTTATTCTGGATCAGTTGAGTACAATACAACCAAAACATCTCTAGAGggtatttttacttttgtagGAATGTATGCAAGGTTAGTCActtattcatattcatcatcatcatcatcatcatcatcctcaggGAGTGACAGTGATTCCCTGTTTCTATCAATCACttcattcaaataaattcaCAAGAAAAACACCTCCAATTACAGATGTATGCACATGTAGTCTATGTCCTAAATAAGtaactatacactacatggtTATAACATGGTAATGTATGCTAGCTAGGAAACGTTAGCGAGCTAGTACAGGCATCACTGCGGATTTTCACATTGACCAGCTTCATCTTTCGATCTCAGTCAACGCAGAATCGATCGCTCTCTTTACACCTGAAAAATCTGACAATGAAAATTAATCTTAAAACCCTAATATCGCCATTTAATTCAAGAGGAAATCTTCTTACCATTTTTGTGGTCCTTTGAGAAAGGCGGAAGTATTTACGCCACGCCTGGTGTTATTTTCTCCCCTACCCGTATTCCTGATTCCCCCGCCTCCTACGCTAAATCATATTCCATTGGTTAACACCTTGTCAGTCTGATATTCTAGCCAATCAAAAGCATCAGTACTAACCAATCCAAGCGTCGAGGGCGGGGTTTTCGGAAAgcttgtggggaaaaaaattacaccTACGCCTGTAGCGCTGCGTACGTCTTCAGCGTCGGTTGTCGTAAATCATGTTGCAGCGACGCATTCAAATTTTGTggcagtcatttttattttaaccaaagacaaaatcttttattttaaaacaacgACATATTATTGTGACTCTTAACAAggctttatattatatttataacatttctaGACTAAAACCGTGGAATTACACAAAAACGACATCAACGAGTCCCATCTATTCTAAATATTACGGTAGCAGCGGCAGCCCCGAATGTGCCTTGAATCGCGTTTTCTTCCATATATGGCAAATAGTAAATCCTATCCAGTTTGCTTGATTTTTCTGCTCAATTGTAAAacctgtaattttttttttcgatttctCACAATAAATGCAAGTTATTTTGAAACAATATGaaagtgttgttttgtttttgcatttttgttttttacactttttgacTCACAGCCTTCACTGGAAAATACCATTAAAACACCCTATTAGAGCGCCGCTGTTTATACGGGGGGGGTTAAGCCTATGTGCTGTCATTGATTCTACATCAAAAACtcaacattacattttaaaaagggtGCATCTCTTTTTATTACAGAAATTCGAATATATTACTGTCTATAAAATCGtgtaatttgaaaaaaaacattgcgtattttagttttaatacaCCACCGCTCCCCCCCCTCTGATTTACTGAATGGTACAGTCGCTAATGGAGGCCGATTCTCGGAGGTAAATATAACCGTGTCGATATTTGGAATACATTCTTTGAATTTGCGTCTCATTCACGTACATATTCGATGTAAATGAATTAAACCCTGCAAATACTTCATGAAGGCTGACTGAAAGGTTAGAACAGTGTAACGGTTTCGTAGTTTCACCTGCACTTTCCCTTTAGCTAGCTGAAAAGCCTGCTAAGCGAGCTAGCAAACAGCATTGGGCATGTGAATGTTGAGTGAAAGCACATGTTCTCACCTCAGAGCCCAGTTATGTGCTTTATCTTTCACTCTTAGATTTATTTCCAATCATATAAGCGTTTAATCGCATGTACAGGTTTTCACATCACCGCTTTGGATGGtatataacgtgtgtgtgtgtgtttgtagatccTTCAGTGTAATGCAATGCTTATGGTCCATGTTTTCATATACTGTTATATTTATGTACTCAAACGTGACGTGAAACACATCTCAGAAATGTCTTTATAAATTCCTTACACATGGTGAAGCATTGGGTTCCAGGATTTAAAACCGATTTAGCTTCACATTATAAAACTCTAGAAGATAGAACGATTTGGTGGGAAAAATCGTATTGCGAAATCCCAATACACGTTGGTGAAATCGTATCGCGATACTCTGACGATAGTCAATAATGAAATCGTGATTTTACAAAACTAGAAGGTGAAATCACATCCTGATGTTCTCACGATCCTCGGCGGTGAAATCGTATCGTGATATTTTTTCACAATACTGTTGAATCATAAACTGATTATTTATAATAGTGGTGAAAACATATCGAGATACTTCCCACAACAGCCTTGTTTAAAGAACATCAGTAATTTTAAATGacactgattgtgtgtgttacactatTCCAGCTCTTCATAACTGAGAAGATGAGTGAGCTGAAGGACTGCCCGCCTCTCAAATACTACGACTTCAAGCCCGTGGAGCATGTGAAAGTGTGTCCTCGCTACACGGCGGTGTTGGGACGCACCGAGGACGATGGCATCGGGATCGAGGAGTTGGACACGCTGCAGCTGGAGCTGGAGACGCTGCTGTCCTCTGCCAGCCGACGTCTCCGAGCCCTGGAGGAACAGAGACAAGTCAGTATTCTgcatttgttttccttttcatCTTGAGAAGACCTTGCTCTTACATGAACACTCTTGCACTCATTCCTCACAGATACTTACAGATTGGCAGGACAAAAAGGGCGACAAAAGGTTCCTAAAGATGGGCAAAGAAGTCGATCCGGCCGCATCTTCTCGACATCCCAAGCCTAAGAAACCGAAGCTGGAAGGGAAGGCGGGTCATGGGCCCGGGCCTGGTCCAGGCAGACCCAAATCCAAAAATCTGCAACCCAAAGTCCAGGAGTACGAATTCAGTGAAGATCCACAGGACATACCCCGTAACCCCAAAAACGACGCTCCGAACAGGTGGGATGGAAATTCCCACTGACCGTTTTTATCATTTGATCCGGATTGGCAGTGTGTCAGATTTGTGAGGAAGCGTGGGCTGTAAATGACCGTTGTCTAAATAAATCGTCTCCTTTTAAagtataaaatcattatttcagatgttaaatatcCTAATATCCATATTAGAGTCTGGAAAAGAATTGAatcttgaaaagaaaaatgtgtaggaaccctgaATAATGCATGAGATGAACAGAGATGATGACACTGCACATCATAGCTTCCTGTGCAGACCTAGTTTTCATAACATGATGAGATACGGTGTGGAGAACGTTCTGCTTGTTGTCCTTCACAGATTCTGGGCTTCAGTGGAGCCCTACTGTGCAGACATCACCAATGAAGAGATCAAAGTTCTTGAAGAACTTCTTAAACCTCCTGAGGACGAAGCCGAGTACTACAAGGTATCATCTCGAAATTGTGGAACGGTGGATATTCTGAATGTTACCCACCCAGTGTAGCTTCTGGATTTTAAGATCCGTTGCCACATGCCTTATTTATTCAGcaggacctgtgtgtgtgtctgggtttgATATCAAATGAAGTGTGTTGTTTGGGTTGCAGATTCCCACTCTAGGGAAGCACTACTCTCAGCGCTGGGCGCAGGAGGACCTGCTGGAAGAGCAGCGAGAAGGAGCGCGAGCCAACGATAAGAAGAAGAGCATGCTCGGTCCGCTCTCCGAGATCGACGCCAAAGGTGACTCTGATGTTCACGATCGGTTTAAGACGATGTAAACTGCTCTTATTAACCCGTGTCGCTTTGTGCAGACGTAGACGCTTTGCTGAAGAAGTCTGAATCCCAGCACGAGCCTCCGGAGGACGGCTGCCCGTTCGGTCCCCTCACACAGCGCCTGCTGCAAGCTCTGGTGGAGGTCTGATCACGTGTGCTCTCATCTAGTCTGATGTATTACTATAGTTAGTACAGTGCAGTAGGGCTGAAACCATTCCTCGATACTCCATTGCTAAATGAATCGGGAGCAAAGTTACTTTTCATGCCAGTTACAGCTTCTGTTGATACCAGGAtgtgttattgttatttatagGAGAATATCATATCCCCTATGGAGGATTCCCCCATTCCAGACATTCCAGTGAAGGACGATGGAGCTGGGACGTCGCCTCGCAGCCAAGGGAAAGCTTTCAGGTAACGTTCCATAACCTGACGATCAATACCTGATGAACAGTTTTTGAGCTTGTGTACTTATAATgtccatctttttctctcttcgcTCGTAACAGCGTTCCCCACACGCGCTCTCTGGAGGCCCGGATCAGGGAAGAACTGGTGGCTCAGGGTCTGTTAGACTCCGAGGAGAGACAGGGCACAGGAGGAGACTCGGAGGACGAGGTGCTGGCCGAGCTCCAGAAGAGGCAAGCCGAGCTGAAAGCTCTGAGCGCTCACAACCGGGCACGTAAGCAGGAGCTGCTCCGGTGAGTTCCACAAACCGATACGTAGATGTTCTTCAGGGTGCAGGATCTGTTTCTTAGGATTCGCGTAACAGTGATGTAACGAAGCGAATGAAAATTATATCTAAAGAAAGAATGTATGATACGACAGCAAGAATCGGATTACACAGATGTCTGATTACACGAGTAAGCACAAGCTAAACGTTAAGGCATTTGccctgaaggtcatgagttcaaatcccagtcacaccaagctgcgAATCTTGGGCCATTAACCcttttgtatgaatgagataaatgtaagtcgttcTGGAGAAGTGCATCTGCCCTATGCTCTGAATGCAAACTTtctccaataaaaaaaaaaaaaaaaagattttacatcATTCATGCTCTAGCCAGACGTTCTCACGTGTATGGTGTCGTCCAGGTTAGCGCGGGAGGAGATGAGGAAGCAGGAGCTGCGCCAGTGTGTCCGCGTGGCCGACAACGAGGTGATGGAGGCTTTCCGGCGCATCATGGCGGCCAGGCAAAAGAAACGCACTccgacaaagaaagaaaaggatcaAGCGTGGAAGGCTCTGAAAGAGAGGGAGCGAATCCTCAAACAGCTGGACGGGTAAAGACGAGCGCGACCCGATGCTGTTCGTGTCGCGTCAGGGCCCGGCTCTCGTCTCATTTGTTAGATGTGATGCAGCACCACCAGTGTACCTCCTACACCCCTCTCATTTCCACCAGGACCACCATGAAGGACAATCCTACGTTCCTACTGGATTTATTTTTGagaattatgaaataaaaatgtgactcgtattttattttattttatttcggaCAAGATTCGAGGTCGGACTCTTGACAGACAACGTGACTCGTGCTGTTCTTTCCCCTTGAGATGTTTATTCTGAGTGTTCACACAGGAAGTCTCACTCATCTCTTTCTGTTGCTTTTTAACACAAGGACCGGTGTTTTAGGTGTGTAATGTGAGAGATGTTGAAGGTGGAAAATTCTGTGTCGTTAAGAAGGTCAAATATTTGAGGAACGATGCGTGAAACTCACGTTGCGGGGGGGAAACAGCAGCATCGTCTGAGCGAACGTCCTGATTCTGAGATGAAGTTTTAAGCGTGAActgcatttgtttaaatgtctgGTTTGGACGCGTTCTTAATTCTCCACGTCCCATTGAGCCACATGATGTGCACTAAGAAATCAGtaaaacactattattattaccactGTGTGAAATCCTGTCAGCATGACACCACCAGACCACCTGGACCGATCCTTGTACCGTTTCGGTTTTCAGGTAGGAGGCGCTGTTTCGTTTTCAGGCACAAAGAAGCGCGCTGATGTTTTTTGCGCTCGTATCCTGACGTGATACCGGCGTCTCTTTTTACGATGTTTGCCTTTTTCCCGTACATGTCTCACGTGAGCAGCGAGTAAGTGTTACAGTTTTGTGAGCTCACCAGGAAACAATTGGAGGAGTGAACCAGGATATTGTTTACCGATATGTGTTTTGTACAAGACGCCATGATTTTCGTGATTAAatgttttccttttcctctccGTGCTTTTTCCACGTAAGCAAGGGGAAAATAAAGCAGAAGATGAATAAGATGTCGAAGCTGTTCAGAGTCATATATTCCACAAACGACTAAGAATATCATTTCAAATATGATCATCCAAATAATCCGGTGGGTTTCCGCAGTCTCTCACTTCAGTGGGGCATCTGATCAAATCCACCCTCCTGTCATAGGCTTGAACAAACGTGTATTTTtgcaaaatatataacatatataaaacacaatacGAAGCAAAACAAGACATGATGCAGTAAGTATTCATAAAGCACTAGTCCAATATGCTTGTGTACATTTAGATATGATTTGAATTCATTTCTCACATATTACAGCTCAGAGAGATTCTTTCTGCACAGTCAGCAGGTTGGGGGGACAGAGTGCAGGCTCAGCCATGATGCTCCACACCTAGAGCAGATAaagtcttgctcaagggcagcTTAGCAGTGTGAAGCCTTGAACCCTGACCTCTTAATCAGTAACCAAGAGCTTTAGTGGTATCCTGCATATAAATCTGTCTAAAGATGTTGACTGGGTGGAACGTGAGCATCAAGAGGATCTGGGTTCGTGGACATCTGAGATGTGTATGtcctttttgagcatcccattccacaattagtGGCAATTTACtgttaacctccactcttctggaaagatgttccactagatttgtgtggatttattcGGCCATTATGGTGTTAGCAGtgagtgtaggtgaggtgaggaggcctggggtgcagtcagctttcacattcgTCCTGAAGGTGTtctatagggttgaggtcagagctctttagcacgAGATCTTTCACTCTTACATCCACGTccttgtgtgcctccaagtgtGTGCTGACAGTTTGGAGATGAAGCAC includes these proteins:
- the LOC124402577 gene encoding actin-related protein 2/3 complex subunit 4; translation: MTATLRPYLSAVRATLQAALCLENFSSQVVERHNKPEVEVRSSKELLLQPVVISRNEKEKVLIEGSINSVRVSIAVKQADEIEKILCHKFMRFMMMRAENFFILRRKPVEGYDISFLITNFHTEQMYKHKLVDFVIHFMEEIDKEISEMKLAVNARARIVAEEFLKNF
- the tada3l gene encoding transcriptional adapter 3 isoform X1, which translates into the protein MLFITEKMSELKDCPPLKYYDFKPVEHVKVCPRYTAVLGRTEDDGIGIEELDTLQLELETLLSSASRRLRALEEQRQILTDWQDKKGDKRFLKMGKEVDPAASSRHPKPKKPKLEGKAGHGPGPGPGRPKSKNLQPKVQEYEFSEDPQDIPRNPKNDAPNRFWASVEPYCADITNEEIKVLEELLKPPEDEAEYYKIPTLGKHYSQRWAQEDLLEEQREGARANDKKKSMLGPLSEIDAKDVDALLKKSESQHEPPEDGCPFGPLTQRLLQALVEENIISPMEDSPIPDIPVKDDGAGTSPRSQGKAFSVPHTRSLEARIREELVAQGLLDSEERQGTGGDSEDEVLAELQKRQAELKALSAHNRARKQELLRLAREEMRKQELRQCVRVADNEVMEAFRRIMAARQKKRTPTKKEKDQAWKALKERERILKQLDG
- the tada3l gene encoding transcriptional adapter 3 isoform X2, with product MSELKDCPPLKYYDFKPVEHVKVCPRYTAVLGRTEDDGIGIEELDTLQLELETLLSSASRRLRALEEQRQILTDWQDKKGDKRFLKMGKEVDPAASSRHPKPKKPKLEGKAGHGPGPGPGRPKSKNLQPKVQEYEFSEDPQDIPRNPKNDAPNRFWASVEPYCADITNEEIKVLEELLKPPEDEAEYYKIPTLGKHYSQRWAQEDLLEEQREGARANDKKKSMLGPLSEIDAKDVDALLKKSESQHEPPEDGCPFGPLTQRLLQALVEENIISPMEDSPIPDIPVKDDGAGTSPRSQGKAFSVPHTRSLEARIREELVAQGLLDSEERQGTGGDSEDEVLAELQKRQAELKALSAHNRARKQELLRLAREEMRKQELRQCVRVADNEVMEAFRRIMAARQKKRTPTKKEKDQAWKALKERERILKQLDG